From a single Rosa rugosa chromosome 7, drRosRugo1.1, whole genome shotgun sequence genomic region:
- the LOC133721315 gene encoding DNA excision repair protein ERCC-1: protein MEDEDRVQNTESSQKNKTVIKIPSFQEVIESSQSKSTPPSLFAPSKTFSQAFAFVKSSEFYSPPKPPETSNSRETGQSGVPPSSAPTNAVASSQRRNAILVSNRQKGNPLLKHIRNVRWEFADIICDYLLGQSSCALYLSLRYHLLHPDYLYYRIRELQKNYKLRVVLCHVDVEDVVKPLLEVTKTAMLHECTLLCAWSLEECGRYLETIKVYENKPADIIQGQMDTDYLSRLNHALTTVRHVNKTDVVTLGTTFGSLAHVMDVSMEDLARCPGIGERKVKRLYDTFHEPFKRVVASRPAVSESSPPNNAEPCSVTEDKEIKDTEEENKRRKKEPEPTVKSALSAAFAKYADRVQKKKSPELKNGDTSVAMEAEAEKCKS from the exons ATGGAAGACGAAGACAGAGTGCAAAATACAGAGTCATCCCAAAAGAACAAGACGGTGATAAAGATACCATCTTTTCAAGAAGTTATAGAGAGTTCGCAGTCAAAATCAACCCCACCTTCTCTGTTTGCTCCCTCCAAAACCTTTTCTCAAGCTTTTGCCTTTGTCAAATCCTCTGAGTTTTACTCCCCCCCAAAACCCCCAGAAACTTCTAACTCAAG GGAAACTGGGCAATCTGGTGTTCCACCATCATCTGCTCCTACCAATGCTGTTGCATCTTCGCAGCGTCGCAATGCGATTCTTGTGAGCAATAGACAG AAGGGAAACCCCTTGCTGAAACATATCAGAAATGTGAGGTGGGAATTTGCAGATATTATTTGTGACTACTTACTCGGACAAAGCTCATGTGCACTCTATCTAAG tcttcgttatcatctgctgCATCCAGATTATCTATATTACCGCATAAGAGAATTGCAAAAGAACTACAAGCTTCGGGTTGTACTTTGCCATGTTGATGTG GAGGATGTAGTTAAGCCGTTACTTGAAGTTACTAAAACTGCCATGCTTCATGAGTGCACCCTATTATGTGCTTGGAG CTTGGAGGAATGTGGACGCTACTTGGAGACGATAAAAGTCTATGAAAACAAGCCTGCTGACATTATTCAAGGTCAAATGGATACAGACTATTTATCACGG CTAAATCATGCATTAACGACTGTTCGACATGTTAACAAGACTGATGTTGTCACCCTTGGAACTACTTTTGGG TCTCTTGCTCATGTCATGGATGTTTCGATGGAAGATCTAGCTCGTTGCCCTGGCATTGGAGAGCGCAAG GTAAAACGTTTGTATGACACATTTCATGAACCATTTAAGCGTGTGGTTGCCAGCCGCCCTGCTGTATCAGAATCTTCTCCCCCGAACAATGCTGAACCTTGTTCAGTTACCGAAGATAAAGAAATAAAGGATactgaagaagaaaacaaacgCAGGAAGAAAGAACCAGAACCGACTGTTAAGTCTGCCCTGTCTGCTGCTTTTGCCAAATATGCTGACAGAGTTCAAAAAAAGAAGTCACCAGAGTTGAAGAATGGAGATACAAGTGTTGCCATGGAAGCTGAAGCTGAAAAGTGTAAGTCATAA
- the LOC133721792 gene encoding probable serine/threonine-protein kinase PBL7, which translates to MEVNTTVAENHTDHKHHLSHSYSHHHHGSFPSKLAIIIIISIVFVMVVLAITLIILLLRRLKSAKTSGGDIDDEKGSLNNTSYRFIAQNSMNFNSSPDVKGGCLQGGNLGRSMRTSVAITTPTRYRGVQVLSHKELEEATDKFSEANVIGHGGFGVVYRGVLRDGTMAAIKMLHREGRQGERAFRLEVDLLSRLQSPYLVELLGYCADQHHRLLVFECMPNGTLQDHLHSRNHQQPLDWGTRLRIALDCAKALEFLHEQNIPSVIHRDFKCSNILLDQNFRAKVSDFGLAKMASDKINGQVSTRVLGTTGYLAPEYASTGKLTTKSDVYSYGVVLLELLTGRVPVDTKRPSGEHVLVSWALPRLTNREKVVQMVDPALKGQYSKRDLIQIAAIAAMCVQPEAEYRPLMTDVVPSLIPLVKNSYVGSSRFQIQVVSPRY; encoded by the exons ATGGAAGTTAACACTACTGTTGCAGAAAACCATACTGATCATAAACACCACCTTTCACATTCCTATagccaccaccaccatggaagTTTTCCTTCCAAGTTGGCTATCATTATCATCATTTCCATCGTCTTTGTCATGGTCGTTCTTGCTATAACCCTCATCATATTATTGCTCAGACGGCTCAAGTCAGCCAAAACTAGTGGTGGCGACATTGACGATGAGAAGGGCAGCTTGAACAATACAAGCTACAGGTTCATTGCTCAAAACTCCATGAACTTCAACTCCAGCCCAG ATGTGAAGGGCGGGTGCCTTCAAGGAGGGAACTTGGGAAGGTCAATGAGGACATCAGTGGCAATCACAACACCAACTAGATACAGAGGAGTCCAAGTGTTGTCACACAAGGAACTCGAGGAGGCCACTGATAAGTTTAGCGAGGCGAATGTGATAGGCCATGGAGGGTTTGGAGTGGTGTATAGGGGAGTCCTCCGTGATGGAACCATGGCGGCCATTAAGATGCTGCACAGGGAGGGAAGGCAAGGGGAGCGTGCTTTCAGGCTTGAG GTTGATCTACTAAGCCGATTGCAGTCTCCGTACTTGGTGGAGCTACTTGGTTATTGTGCTGACCAGCATCATAGGCTCCTTGTATTCGAATGCATGCCCAATGGTACTCTTCAAGACCATCTCCATTCTAGAAACCACCAGCAGCCGTTGGATTGGGGTACCCGATTGAGGATAGCCCTCGACTGTGCCAAGGCCCTTGAGTTCCTCCATGAGCAAAACATCCCATCTGTTATACACCGTGACTTCAAGTGCAGCAATATTCTTCTAGATCAAAACTTCCGTGCCAAGGTGTCTGATTTCGGATTGGCCAAGATGGCTTCCGACAAGATTAACGGTCAGGTTTCGACACGAGTGCTTGGGACCACAGGATATCTAGCTCCAGA GTATGCCTCAACTGGAAAGCTTACTACAAAATCAGATGTTTACAGCTACGGCGTGGTTCTTTTAGAGCTGTTAACAGGGCGAGTGCCAGTAGATACCAAGCGGCCTTCTGGAGAGCACGTCCTTGTCTCATGG GCTCTTCCAAGGCTAACTAACAGAGAAAAAGTAGTGCAAATGGTTGATCCAGCTCTTAAAGGGCAATACTCGAAGAGGGATCTCATTCAG ATAGCAGCTATTGCAGCAATGTGTGTGCAGCCAGAAGCTGAATATCGGCCTCTAATGACTGATGTCGTACCCTCTCTAATTCCACTGGTTAAAAACTCTTATGTTGGTTCCTCTAGATTTCAAATTCAAGTAGTAAGTCCAAGGTATTAG
- the LOC133721794 gene encoding uncharacterized protein LOC133721794 has protein sequence MGDTEVTMKSKKTVFVTVGTTSFDALVKAVDTREVKEELSRRGYTEILIQMGRGSYIPSKSDGGDDSIAVDYFTFSSSIADYLRAASLVISHAGSGSIFETLRLGKPLIVVVNEDLMDNHQSELAEELADRKHLYYARPKTLQHIIADMKVESLIPYHPGDATPVAKLINRFLGFSED, from the exons ATGGGAGATACTGAGGTTACAATGAAGTCTAAGAAGACGGTTTTTGTAACTGTTGGAACTACTAGTTTTGATGCTCTAGTGAAAGCGGTGGACACACGAGAGGTTAAAGAAGAGCTGTCAAGAAGAGGGTACACCGAGATTCTCATTCAAATGGGCCGTGGCTCCTATATTCCCTCAAAG TCTGACGGAGGTGATGACTCCATTGCGGTAGATTACTTCACTTTTTCATCAAGCATTGCAGACTATCTGAGAGCAGCATCTCTCGTCATTAGCCATGCAG GGTCAGGGAGCATATTTGAGACATTGCGGCTTGGGAAGCCTTTAATTGTGGTGGTTAATGAAGATTTGATGGACAACCATCAAAGTGAGTTGGCAGAAGAACTAGCAGACAGGAAGCATCTGTACTATGCTCGCCCAAAGACACTTCAACACATTATAGCAGATATGAAAGTGGAGTCCCTCATTCCATACCATCCAGGTGATGCCACACCAGTCGCCAAGCTTATCAATaggtttcttggtttttcaGAGGATTGA
- the LOC133722682 gene encoding F-box/kelch-repeat protein At1g57790-like, whose translation MARDSWSVLPTDLLSLVLNLVSFHDLVRLTAVCKSWRQPVLDGLQRRHPNLPWIISFDNGKFRKLDLCDPWLKKSYSLVKTIRRDGVKKLLLGTSAHASKYGWLLLSKQEVKSHGSSSISYLFYNPFCNKIIKLPPLYLSKDKHASKAMFSTTPTAPDCVIFVLSQVFVTREKKVIYMLSTCKDKKWTSFLTTDGWGGSYVQDAVHMDGKFYCVFNQLYRSYFKLGIFNVALQEWSIEQYYWPEGWFMQNRSMHYLIEFDGELFLVTTPCSFSWKIWQFDRSRKTWTRTKSLGDRVLFLNHMPSSPSSMAAVGEAMEFANMIVHLGRSGYKTFTCKDDQGDWTHHQTRDWYRRPEHSFWIDSPNFQT comes from the coding sequence ATGGCAAGAGATTCATGGTCTGTTCTACCGACTGATCTCTTAAGCTTAGTGTTAAACCTTGTCTCGTTTCACGATCTCGTTCGTCTTACTGCAGTTTGCAAAAGTTGGCGGCAGCCTGTCCTTGATGGCCTTCAACGGCGCCACCCAAACCTGCCATGGATAATTTCCTTTGATAAtggaaaattcagaaaattggatctttgtgatccATGGCTCAAAAAATCCTACTCTCTTGTAAAAACCATAAGGCGAGATGGTGTAAAGAAATTATTACTTGGCACCAGTGCTCATGCTTCGAAATATGGTTGGTTGCTTTTGTCAAAACAAGAGGTAAAGTCTCATGGTTCGAGTAGCATATCCTATTTGTTTTATAATCCTTTTTGTAATAAGATCATCAAACTACCTCCTTTATATCTGAGCAAGGATAAACATGCATCGAAAGCCATGTTTTCGACTACTCCAACTGCTCCTGATTGTGTTATCTTTGTCCTGAGTCAAGTATTTGTCACTAGAGAAAAAAAGGTGATTTACATGTTGAGCACATGTAAAGATAAAAAATGGACTAGTTTTCTAACTACTGATGGTTGGGGTGGCAGCTACGTTCAAGATGCGGTCCATATGGATGGAAAGTTCTATTGTGTTTTTAACCAGCTATATAGGTCATATTTTAAGCTGGGTATCTTCAATGTTGCACTTCAAGAATGGAGCATAGAGCAGTACTATTGGCCGGAAGGGTGGTTTATGCAGAACAGGTCTATGCATTACCTGATTGAGTTCGATGGAGAGCTCTTCTTGGTAACTACTCCATGTAGTTTTTCTTGGAAGATATGGCAGTTTGATCGGTCAAGAAAGACCTGGACGAGAACTAAAAGCTTGGGCGATCGAGTATTGTTTCTGAATCACATGCCTTCTTCCCCatcatcaatggcagctgtgGGGGAAGCTATGGAATTTGCAAACATGATTGTTCATCTTGGTCGCTCTGGCTACAAGACTTTTACTTGCAAAGATGATCAAGGCGATTGGACACATCATCAAACTCGTGACTGGTATCGTCGCCCTGAACACTCTTTTTGGATTGATAGCCCTAATTTTCAAACTTGA